A single window of Nasonia vitripennis strain AsymCx chromosome 4, Nvit_psr_1.1, whole genome shotgun sequence DNA harbors:
- the LOC100123659 gene encoding atlastin isoform X2 — MAEVRQRKHSGGCDGSYVAAKIPMTSLDENVNRVRYRQSETMGHNDSEKVVADRLGKRERIENLSMEKKDEGEDMGRPVQVVQAHPDHTFELDEEALAEILLQEDVKDRSVVVVSVAGAFRKGKSFLLDFFLRYMNSKYIQKVETDGWLGGETDPLGGFSWRGGSERDTTGILMWSKVFPATLANGEKVAVILMDTQGAFDSQSTVRDCATVFALSTMLSSVQIYNLSQNIQEDDLQHLQLFTEYGRLALEKSGSTPFQRLQFLVRDWSYPYEAAYGAEGGHKILKRRLEISDMQHPELQSLRKHIASCFSNISCFLMPHPGLRIATNPNFDGRLSEIESEFKEQLKVLIPMLLAPENLVTKKINGQIVKAKELLEYFKSYIKIYKGDELPEPKSMLVATAEANNLSAVAEAKDLYLQMMECVCGGTKPFLATAHLESEHQRCVDKALHQFQNKRKMGGDEFSQMYMEKLQKDIEDSFQQFKAHNESKNIFKAGRTPAVFFVIALAMYIASGVFGLVGLYTIAYICNVIMGVALLTLVLWAYVRYSGEFRELGSILDELATAIWENVMKPVSQQFVNRSMSAAVAQVAEIATNSTLSATANATANGKPKLS; from the exons ATGGCCGAAGTGAGACAACGTAAACATAGTGGAGGCTGCGACGGCTCGTATGTGG CCGCAAAAATCCCGATGACATCGCTGGACGAGAATGTGAACCGCGTGCGCTACAGGCAGTCGGAAACTATGGGCCACAACGATAGCGAAAAAGTCG TGGCCGACCGTctgggaaagagagagaggatagaGAATCTCTCGATGGAGAAGAAGGACGAGGGAGAGGACATGGGCCGGCCGGTCCAGGTGGTCCAAGCTCACCCGGATCACACGTTCGAGCTGGACGAGGAAGCCCTGGCTGAGATCCTGCTGCAGGAGGACGTCAAGGACcgcagcgtcgtcgtcgtgtcgGTTGCCGGAGCCTTCAGGAAAGGCAAGAGTTTCCTGCTCGACTTTTTCCTGCGCTACATGAATAGCAAG TACATCCAGAAGGTGGAAACCGACGGCTGGCTGGGCGGCGAGACGGACCCGCTGGGCGGCTTCTCGTGGCGCGGTGGCTCCGAGCGCGACACCACCGGCATCCTCATGTGGTCCAAGGTGTTCCCGGCGACCCTCGCCAATGGCGAGAAGGTCGCGGTCATCCTCATGGACACCCAGGGCGCCTTCGACAGTCAGTCAACCGTCCGCGACTGCGCCACAGTCTTCGCCCTCAGCACCATGCTCTCGTCCGTGCAGATCTACAACCTCTCGCAGAACATCCAAGAGGACGATCTGCAACACCTGCAGCTGTTCACCGAGTACGGAAGGCTCGCGCTCGAAAAGTCGGGTAGCACGCCCTTCCAGAGGTTGCAGTTCCTCGTGCGGGACTGGAGCTATCCCTACGAGGCGGCCTACGGTGCCGAAGGTGGCCACAAGATCTTGAAGAGGCGCCTCGAGATCTCGGACATGCAGCATCCGGAACTGCAGAGTCTGAGGAAACACATAGCCTCGTGCTTCTCCAACATCTCCTGCTTCCTCATGCCCCATCCGGGCTTGAGAATAGCCACCAATCCCAACTTCGACGGAAGACTGTCCGAGATCGAGAGCGAGTTCAAGGAACAGCTGAAGGTACTCATTCCCATGCTTCTCGCGCCGGAGAATCTCGTGACGAAGAAGATCAACGGACAGATCGTCAAGGCTAAGGAACTGCTGGAGTACTTCAAGAGCTACATCAAAATCTACAAGGGCGACGAACTGCCCGAGCCCAAGAGCATGCTTGTC GCTACTGCGGAAGCAAACAACTTGTCGGCTGTGGCGGAGGCCAAGGATCTGTATCTGCAAATGATGGAGTGCGTTTGCGGAGGGACGAAGCCGTTCTTGGCGACCGCCCATTTGGAGTCGGAACATCAACGGTGCGTCGACAAAGCGTTGCACCAGTTCCAAAACAAGAGAAAAATGGGCGGCGACGAGTTCAGCCAGATGTATATGGAAAAATTGCAAAAG GATATCGAAGACTCTTTCCAACAATTCAAAGCGCACAATGAAAGCAAGAATATATTCAAAGCTGGACGAACTCCTGCAGTGTTTTTCGTAATAGCTCTTGCGATGTACATTGCATCCGGTGTTTTCGGTCTCGTTGGACTATACACCATAGCGTATATCTGCAACGTCATAATGGGAGTAGCTCTGTTGACACTCGTTTTGTGGGCGTACGTTAG GTACAGCGGCGAGTTCCGAGAACTAGGGTCGATCCTCGACGAGCTGGCTACTGCGATATGGGAAAAC GTAATGAAACCGGTGTCCCAGCAGTTCGTGAACAGATCTATGTCTGCAGCAGTGGCACAAGTTGCTGAAATAGCCACAAATTCGACGCTGAGTGCCACTGCCAATGCCACTGCCAACGGCAAGCCTAAGTTGTCGTAA
- the LOC100123659 gene encoding atlastin isoform X1, with protein MSERKRTVILHKRPDDDDQPRRRIETTTTTVVRRPRYNEDRVLERATVVPPPRVMQHTGGASPSVRPAKIPMTSLDENVNRVRYRQSETMGHNDSEKVVADRLGKRERIENLSMEKKDEGEDMGRPVQVVQAHPDHTFELDEEALAEILLQEDVKDRSVVVVSVAGAFRKGKSFLLDFFLRYMNSKYIQKVETDGWLGGETDPLGGFSWRGGSERDTTGILMWSKVFPATLANGEKVAVILMDTQGAFDSQSTVRDCATVFALSTMLSSVQIYNLSQNIQEDDLQHLQLFTEYGRLALEKSGSTPFQRLQFLVRDWSYPYEAAYGAEGGHKILKRRLEISDMQHPELQSLRKHIASCFSNISCFLMPHPGLRIATNPNFDGRLSEIESEFKEQLKVLIPMLLAPENLVTKKINGQIVKAKELLEYFKSYIKIYKGDELPEPKSMLVATAEANNLSAVAEAKDLYLQMMECVCGGTKPFLATAHLESEHQRCVDKALHQFQNKRKMGGDEFSQMYMEKLQKDIEDSFQQFKAHNESKNIFKAGRTPAVFFVIALAMYIASGVFGLVGLYTIAYICNVIMGVALLTLVLWAYVRYSGEFRELGSILDELATAIWENVMKPVSQQFVNRSMSAAVAQVAEIATNSTLSATANATANGKPKLS; from the exons ATGAGCGAGAGAAAACGAACGGTTATCCTTCACAAGCGTCCCGACGACGATGATCAGCCGCGCCGGCGAATCGAAACCACCACGACGACGGTCGTACGAAGGCCGAGATACAACGAAGATCGCGTACTCGAACGGGCTACCGTCGTACCGCCGCCTCGAGTCATGCAACACACGGGTGGAGCTTCGCCGTCCGTTAGAC CCGCAAAAATCCCGATGACATCGCTGGACGAGAATGTGAACCGCGTGCGCTACAGGCAGTCGGAAACTATGGGCCACAACGATAGCGAAAAAGTCG TGGCCGACCGTctgggaaagagagagaggatagaGAATCTCTCGATGGAGAAGAAGGACGAGGGAGAGGACATGGGCCGGCCGGTCCAGGTGGTCCAAGCTCACCCGGATCACACGTTCGAGCTGGACGAGGAAGCCCTGGCTGAGATCCTGCTGCAGGAGGACGTCAAGGACcgcagcgtcgtcgtcgtgtcgGTTGCCGGAGCCTTCAGGAAAGGCAAGAGTTTCCTGCTCGACTTTTTCCTGCGCTACATGAATAGCAAG TACATCCAGAAGGTGGAAACCGACGGCTGGCTGGGCGGCGAGACGGACCCGCTGGGCGGCTTCTCGTGGCGCGGTGGCTCCGAGCGCGACACCACCGGCATCCTCATGTGGTCCAAGGTGTTCCCGGCGACCCTCGCCAATGGCGAGAAGGTCGCGGTCATCCTCATGGACACCCAGGGCGCCTTCGACAGTCAGTCAACCGTCCGCGACTGCGCCACAGTCTTCGCCCTCAGCACCATGCTCTCGTCCGTGCAGATCTACAACCTCTCGCAGAACATCCAAGAGGACGATCTGCAACACCTGCAGCTGTTCACCGAGTACGGAAGGCTCGCGCTCGAAAAGTCGGGTAGCACGCCCTTCCAGAGGTTGCAGTTCCTCGTGCGGGACTGGAGCTATCCCTACGAGGCGGCCTACGGTGCCGAAGGTGGCCACAAGATCTTGAAGAGGCGCCTCGAGATCTCGGACATGCAGCATCCGGAACTGCAGAGTCTGAGGAAACACATAGCCTCGTGCTTCTCCAACATCTCCTGCTTCCTCATGCCCCATCCGGGCTTGAGAATAGCCACCAATCCCAACTTCGACGGAAGACTGTCCGAGATCGAGAGCGAGTTCAAGGAACAGCTGAAGGTACTCATTCCCATGCTTCTCGCGCCGGAGAATCTCGTGACGAAGAAGATCAACGGACAGATCGTCAAGGCTAAGGAACTGCTGGAGTACTTCAAGAGCTACATCAAAATCTACAAGGGCGACGAACTGCCCGAGCCCAAGAGCATGCTTGTC GCTACTGCGGAAGCAAACAACTTGTCGGCTGTGGCGGAGGCCAAGGATCTGTATCTGCAAATGATGGAGTGCGTTTGCGGAGGGACGAAGCCGTTCTTGGCGACCGCCCATTTGGAGTCGGAACATCAACGGTGCGTCGACAAAGCGTTGCACCAGTTCCAAAACAAGAGAAAAATGGGCGGCGACGAGTTCAGCCAGATGTATATGGAAAAATTGCAAAAG GATATCGAAGACTCTTTCCAACAATTCAAAGCGCACAATGAAAGCAAGAATATATTCAAAGCTGGACGAACTCCTGCAGTGTTTTTCGTAATAGCTCTTGCGATGTACATTGCATCCGGTGTTTTCGGTCTCGTTGGACTATACACCATAGCGTATATCTGCAACGTCATAATGGGAGTAGCTCTGTTGACACTCGTTTTGTGGGCGTACGTTAG GTACAGCGGCGAGTTCCGAGAACTAGGGTCGATCCTCGACGAGCTGGCTACTGCGATATGGGAAAAC GTAATGAAACCGGTGTCCCAGCAGTTCGTGAACAGATCTATGTCTGCAGCAGTGGCACAAGTTGCTGAAATAGCCACAAATTCGACGCTGAGTGCCACTGCCAATGCCACTGCCAACGGCAAGCCTAAGTTGTCGTAA
- the LOC100123659 gene encoding atlastin isoform X4, with amino-acid sequence MSERKRTVILHKRPDDDDQPRRRIETTTTTVVRRPRYNEDRVLERATVVPPPRVMQHTGGASPSVRPAKIPMTSLDENVNRVRYRQSETMGHNDSEKVVADRLGKRERIENLSMEKKDEGEDMGRPVQVVQAHPDHTFELDEEALAEILLQEDVKDRSVVVVSVAGAFRKGKSFLLDFFLRYMNSKYIQKVETDGWLGGETDPLGGFSWRGGSERDTTGILMWSKVFPATLANGEKVAVILMDTQGAFDSQSTVRDCATVFALSTMLSSVQIYNLSQNIQEDDLQHLQLFTEYGRLALEKSGSTPFQRLQFLVRDWSYPYEAAYGAEGGHKILKRRLEISDMQHPELQSLRKHIASCFSNISCFLMPHPGLRIATNPNFDGRLSEIESEFKEQLKVLIPMLLAPENLVTKKINGQIVKAKELLEYFKSYIKIYKGDELPEPKSMLVATAEANNLSAVAEAKDLYLQMMECVCGGTKPFLATAHLESEHQRCVDKALHQFQNKRKMGGDEFSQMYMEKLQKDIEDSFQQFKAHNESKNIFKAGRTPAVFFVIALAICAHSETSFL; translated from the exons ATGAGCGAGAGAAAACGAACGGTTATCCTTCACAAGCGTCCCGACGACGATGATCAGCCGCGCCGGCGAATCGAAACCACCACGACGACGGTCGTACGAAGGCCGAGATACAACGAAGATCGCGTACTCGAACGGGCTACCGTCGTACCGCCGCCTCGAGTCATGCAACACACGGGTGGAGCTTCGCCGTCCGTTAGAC CCGCAAAAATCCCGATGACATCGCTGGACGAGAATGTGAACCGCGTGCGCTACAGGCAGTCGGAAACTATGGGCCACAACGATAGCGAAAAAGTCG TGGCCGACCGTctgggaaagagagagaggatagaGAATCTCTCGATGGAGAAGAAGGACGAGGGAGAGGACATGGGCCGGCCGGTCCAGGTGGTCCAAGCTCACCCGGATCACACGTTCGAGCTGGACGAGGAAGCCCTGGCTGAGATCCTGCTGCAGGAGGACGTCAAGGACcgcagcgtcgtcgtcgtgtcgGTTGCCGGAGCCTTCAGGAAAGGCAAGAGTTTCCTGCTCGACTTTTTCCTGCGCTACATGAATAGCAAG TACATCCAGAAGGTGGAAACCGACGGCTGGCTGGGCGGCGAGACGGACCCGCTGGGCGGCTTCTCGTGGCGCGGTGGCTCCGAGCGCGACACCACCGGCATCCTCATGTGGTCCAAGGTGTTCCCGGCGACCCTCGCCAATGGCGAGAAGGTCGCGGTCATCCTCATGGACACCCAGGGCGCCTTCGACAGTCAGTCAACCGTCCGCGACTGCGCCACAGTCTTCGCCCTCAGCACCATGCTCTCGTCCGTGCAGATCTACAACCTCTCGCAGAACATCCAAGAGGACGATCTGCAACACCTGCAGCTGTTCACCGAGTACGGAAGGCTCGCGCTCGAAAAGTCGGGTAGCACGCCCTTCCAGAGGTTGCAGTTCCTCGTGCGGGACTGGAGCTATCCCTACGAGGCGGCCTACGGTGCCGAAGGTGGCCACAAGATCTTGAAGAGGCGCCTCGAGATCTCGGACATGCAGCATCCGGAACTGCAGAGTCTGAGGAAACACATAGCCTCGTGCTTCTCCAACATCTCCTGCTTCCTCATGCCCCATCCGGGCTTGAGAATAGCCACCAATCCCAACTTCGACGGAAGACTGTCCGAGATCGAGAGCGAGTTCAAGGAACAGCTGAAGGTACTCATTCCCATGCTTCTCGCGCCGGAGAATCTCGTGACGAAGAAGATCAACGGACAGATCGTCAAGGCTAAGGAACTGCTGGAGTACTTCAAGAGCTACATCAAAATCTACAAGGGCGACGAACTGCCCGAGCCCAAGAGCATGCTTGTC GCTACTGCGGAAGCAAACAACTTGTCGGCTGTGGCGGAGGCCAAGGATCTGTATCTGCAAATGATGGAGTGCGTTTGCGGAGGGACGAAGCCGTTCTTGGCGACCGCCCATTTGGAGTCGGAACATCAACGGTGCGTCGACAAAGCGTTGCACCAGTTCCAAAACAAGAGAAAAATGGGCGGCGACGAGTTCAGCCAGATGTATATGGAAAAATTGCAAAAG GATATCGAAGACTCTTTCCAACAATTCAAAGCGCACAATGAAAGCAAGAATATATTCAAAGCTGGACGAACTCCTGCAGTGTTTTTCGTAATAGCTCTTGCGAT CTGTGCTCATTCAGAGACATCATTTCTATAG
- the LOC100123659 gene encoding atlastin isoform X3: MTSLDENVNRVRYRQSETMGHNDSEKVVADRLGKRERIENLSMEKKDEGEDMGRPVQVVQAHPDHTFELDEEALAEILLQEDVKDRSVVVVSVAGAFRKGKSFLLDFFLRYMNSKYIQKVETDGWLGGETDPLGGFSWRGGSERDTTGILMWSKVFPATLANGEKVAVILMDTQGAFDSQSTVRDCATVFALSTMLSSVQIYNLSQNIQEDDLQHLQLFTEYGRLALEKSGSTPFQRLQFLVRDWSYPYEAAYGAEGGHKILKRRLEISDMQHPELQSLRKHIASCFSNISCFLMPHPGLRIATNPNFDGRLSEIESEFKEQLKVLIPMLLAPENLVTKKINGQIVKAKELLEYFKSYIKIYKGDELPEPKSMLVATAEANNLSAVAEAKDLYLQMMECVCGGTKPFLATAHLESEHQRCVDKALHQFQNKRKMGGDEFSQMYMEKLQKDIEDSFQQFKAHNESKNIFKAGRTPAVFFVIALAMYIASGVFGLVGLYTIAYICNVIMGVALLTLVLWAYVRYSGEFRELGSILDELATAIWENVMKPVSQQFVNRSMSAAVAQVAEIATNSTLSATANATANGKPKLS, encoded by the exons ATGACATCGCTGGACGAGAATGTGAACCGCGTGCGCTACAGGCAGTCGGAAACTATGGGCCACAACGATAGCGAAAAAGTCG TGGCCGACCGTctgggaaagagagagaggatagaGAATCTCTCGATGGAGAAGAAGGACGAGGGAGAGGACATGGGCCGGCCGGTCCAGGTGGTCCAAGCTCACCCGGATCACACGTTCGAGCTGGACGAGGAAGCCCTGGCTGAGATCCTGCTGCAGGAGGACGTCAAGGACcgcagcgtcgtcgtcgtgtcgGTTGCCGGAGCCTTCAGGAAAGGCAAGAGTTTCCTGCTCGACTTTTTCCTGCGCTACATGAATAGCAAG TACATCCAGAAGGTGGAAACCGACGGCTGGCTGGGCGGCGAGACGGACCCGCTGGGCGGCTTCTCGTGGCGCGGTGGCTCCGAGCGCGACACCACCGGCATCCTCATGTGGTCCAAGGTGTTCCCGGCGACCCTCGCCAATGGCGAGAAGGTCGCGGTCATCCTCATGGACACCCAGGGCGCCTTCGACAGTCAGTCAACCGTCCGCGACTGCGCCACAGTCTTCGCCCTCAGCACCATGCTCTCGTCCGTGCAGATCTACAACCTCTCGCAGAACATCCAAGAGGACGATCTGCAACACCTGCAGCTGTTCACCGAGTACGGAAGGCTCGCGCTCGAAAAGTCGGGTAGCACGCCCTTCCAGAGGTTGCAGTTCCTCGTGCGGGACTGGAGCTATCCCTACGAGGCGGCCTACGGTGCCGAAGGTGGCCACAAGATCTTGAAGAGGCGCCTCGAGATCTCGGACATGCAGCATCCGGAACTGCAGAGTCTGAGGAAACACATAGCCTCGTGCTTCTCCAACATCTCCTGCTTCCTCATGCCCCATCCGGGCTTGAGAATAGCCACCAATCCCAACTTCGACGGAAGACTGTCCGAGATCGAGAGCGAGTTCAAGGAACAGCTGAAGGTACTCATTCCCATGCTTCTCGCGCCGGAGAATCTCGTGACGAAGAAGATCAACGGACAGATCGTCAAGGCTAAGGAACTGCTGGAGTACTTCAAGAGCTACATCAAAATCTACAAGGGCGACGAACTGCCCGAGCCCAAGAGCATGCTTGTC GCTACTGCGGAAGCAAACAACTTGTCGGCTGTGGCGGAGGCCAAGGATCTGTATCTGCAAATGATGGAGTGCGTTTGCGGAGGGACGAAGCCGTTCTTGGCGACCGCCCATTTGGAGTCGGAACATCAACGGTGCGTCGACAAAGCGTTGCACCAGTTCCAAAACAAGAGAAAAATGGGCGGCGACGAGTTCAGCCAGATGTATATGGAAAAATTGCAAAAG GATATCGAAGACTCTTTCCAACAATTCAAAGCGCACAATGAAAGCAAGAATATATTCAAAGCTGGACGAACTCCTGCAGTGTTTTTCGTAATAGCTCTTGCGATGTACATTGCATCCGGTGTTTTCGGTCTCGTTGGACTATACACCATAGCGTATATCTGCAACGTCATAATGGGAGTAGCTCTGTTGACACTCGTTTTGTGGGCGTACGTTAG GTACAGCGGCGAGTTCCGAGAACTAGGGTCGATCCTCGACGAGCTGGCTACTGCGATATGGGAAAAC GTAATGAAACCGGTGTCCCAGCAGTTCGTGAACAGATCTATGTCTGCAGCAGTGGCACAAGTTGCTGAAATAGCCACAAATTCGACGCTGAGTGCCACTGCCAATGCCACTGCCAACGGCAAGCCTAAGTTGTCGTAA
- the LOC100123656 gene encoding FK506-binding protein-like, translating to MTTWESADKLIKKEIIREGQFSNKPTELSVCTIHVANPQSLDLSIEQMKENLYSDIIDADSKKVIVIGDACSHVDRYIERAIEMMSLNEHSLITVQFPPDRTRTETIILSLEVTLEKVDFHKRIWEWSLEEKYQTALKYKEKGVELFKAKRNVDAFHRFSKACKTLITLEPIEETDETMKNILTLKYVLYNNMAECQLIQENYEHTITLCNKVLSKEEKNVKALYRRGVAYGNIKDYEKSVNDLKIVVSIEPKNKKAQEKFNIFNERWRVSVQGYENIVRKMFKA from the coding sequence ATGACCACTTGGGAATCGGCTGACAAACTGATCAAGAAGGAGATTATTCGAGAAGGACAGTTTTCTAACAAGCCTACGGAACTGTCAGTCTGCACTATACATGTGGCCAATCCTCAGTCATTGGATCTGTCCATCGAACAGATGAAAGAGAATCTGTACAGCGATATAATTGATGCAGATTCCAAGAAAGTAATTGTCATAGGCGACGCTTGTTCACATGTTGACAGATACATAGAACGTGCTATAGAAATGATGTCTCTGAATGAGCACAGCTTAATCACGGTACAATTTCCTCCAGATAGAACAAGAACCGAAACTATTATACTGTCATTGGAGGTAACACTGGAGAAGGTTGATTTCCACAAACGAATATGGGAATGGAGTCTCGAAGAGAAGTATCAGACTGCATTGAAGTACAAGGAGAAGGGAGTTGAACTTTTTAAAGCCAAAAGAAATGTTGATGCATTTCATAGATTTAGCAAGGCATGTAAAACTCTCATCACACTGGAGCCCATTGAAGAGACGGACGAgacaatgaaaaatatactCACGCTCAAGTATGTTCTGTACAATAACATGGCTGAATGCCAGCTGATTCAGGAAAATTATGAGCATACGATTACTCTGTGTAACAAAGTTCTAagcaaagaagagaaaaatgtCAAGGCATTATACAGAAGAGGAGTGGCTTATGGTAATATAAAGGACTATGAAAAGTCAGTTAATGATCTGAAAATTGTAGTTAGTATTGAGCCTAAGAATAAGAAAGCACAGGAGAAGTTCAATATCTTCAATGAACGATGGCGTGTCTCCGTTCAAGGGTATGAAAATATAGTACGCAAGATGTTCAAAGCTTAA